The Stigmatella ashevillena genomic sequence CCTCTGTGGCGGCCAGGTCACCAGGGCACCGGACGGTGAGTCGGCCCAGGTTGGGGATGGTGAGGTAGACGTAGGCGTCGCTGCCCAGCCGCTCGATGACCTCGATGCGGCCGTCCAGGGTGCCCTGCCCGGCCTCGGCCAGCGTGAGCTGCTCGGGACGGACGCCAATCGTCACGCCGCGGCCCTGTTCCTGGCGCTTGAGCTCCGTGGGCGCGGCAATGGCCTTTCCGTTCGCGAGGGCCAGTGAGTCGCCTTGCTGGGTGGCCTCCAGGAAGGCCATCTGCGGCGTGCCGAGGAATCCGGCGACGAAGCGGTTGACGGGGCGGTGATAGAGTTCCTGGGGCGAGCCCCGTTGCTCGATGTTGCCCCCATTGAAGAGGACCACCTTGTCGGCCAGGGTCATGGCCTCGACTTGGTCGTGGGTGACGTAGATCATCGTCGCCTTGAACTCCTGATGCAGGCGGGCGATCTCTAGCCGCATCTGCGCGCGCAAGGAGGCATCCAGGTTGGAGAGCGGCTCGTCGAACAGGAAAATGCGCGGCTCGCGGACGATGGCGCGGCCAATGGCGACGCGCTGACGCTGGCCGCCCGAGAGCGCCGCGGGCTTGCGGTCGAGCAGGGGCTCCAGCTCCAGGATTCGCGCGGTGCGCCGCACCTTCTCCTCGATGACGCTGGGCTCGACCTTGGCCAGATCCAGCGCGAAGGACATGTTCTGCCGGACGGTCATGTGCGGATAGAGCGCGTAGGACTGGAACACCATCGCCAGGTTGCGCCGGGCCGGGGGCAGGTCCGTGATGGGCTTGCCATCCAGGAGGATCTCACCGGCGGTGGCCTCTTCCAGGCCGGCGATCAGCCGCAGCAGCGTGGATTTGCCACACCCCGAGGGCCCCAGGAAGACGCAGAACTCGTGATCCTCGACGCGCAGATCCACGCCTTTGATGACGCGGGTGTCTCCGAAGGATTTGGTCAGGGAACGAATGTCGAGTGTTGCCATAGAAAGACCCCCAAAATTATTTAACGGCGCCGAAAGTAAGGCCGCGGACAAGCTGTTTCTGTGAGCCCCAGCCGAGCACCAGGATGGGCGCGCAGGCGAGGGTGGAGACGGCCGAGAGCTTGGCCCAGAAGAGACCTTCTGGGCTCGCGAACGAGGCGACCAGGGCACTCAGGGGCGCGGCGTTCGTGGTGGTGAGGTTCAGCGACCAGAACGCTTCGTTCCAGCTCAGGATGAGGGAGAGCAGCGCGGTGGAGGCCAGCCCGCCCCGGCTGACGGGGAGCAGCACGCGGCGGATCTCCTGGAGGGTGGTGGCACCGTCCATGCGCGCGGCCTCGAGGATGTCGCGCGGGATGTCGCGGAAGTAGGTGTAGATCATCCACACCATGATGGGCAGGTTGATCAGCGCGAAGATGACCACGAGCAGGATGCGCGAGTCGAGCAGGCCGAGGTTCCGGGCGATGAGGTAGATGGGCACCAGCACGCCCACGCCGGGCAGCATCTTGGTGGAGAGCATCCACATCAGGGTGCCGCGCGTGCGCAGCGTGGGGTGGAAGGCGAACCCGTAGGCGGCCGGCACCGCCACCAGCATGCCGAGCAGCGTGGAGCCGCCGCTGGTCAAGAGCGAGTTCCAGGCGAAGTGCATGTAGTCGCTGCGGTCCATGATCTCCCGGTAGTTCTCCAGCGTCGGCTTGAAGAAGAACTCCGGGGGCATGGCGAAGGCGCCCAGCTCGGTCTTGAAGCTGGTGAGCACCATCCACAGGATGGGGAAGAAGACGATCAACGCGACGAGCCAGGAGGCAATCGCGCGCAAGGTGTCGAAGGTCCGGCGGCGTTGTTTCAGCTTGGACATGGTGTCCTCCTAGGCTTCGGTGAGCGACTTGCCGATGAGGCGGATGAGGAAGTAGGCGACGATGTTCGCCAGCACCACGGCGACCAGACCGCCGGCGGAAGCCGCGCCCACGTCGAACTCGAGCAGGGCCTGGGTGAAGATGAGGAAGGGCAGGTTGGTCGTGGCGTCGCCGGGGCCGCCGCTGGTGGTGGTGAAGATCTCGGCGAAGATGTTGAGCAGGAAGATGGATTCCACCATCACCACCACCGCGATGGGGCGGGCCAGGTGGGGCAGGGTCAGGTAGCGGAAGACGGCGAACGCGTTGGCGCCATCCATCTGGGCCGCGTCCTTCTGCTCCTGGTTCATCGACTGGAGGGAGGTGATGAAGATCAGGATGGCGAACGGCAGCCACTCCCAGGCGACGATCAGGATGATGGACAGCAGGGGCCAGTCCGAGAACCAGTTGACCGGCGTCATCCCCAGCGAGACCGACAGCCAGGCAAAGAACCCTGACACCGGGTTCATCAGCAGGTTCTTCCAGACCAGGGCGCTCACCGTGGGCATGATGAAGAACGGGGAGATGAGCAGCATGCGCACGATGCCCTGGCCCGGGAACGGCGCGTCCACCAGCACGCTGATGAGCACGCCGAACACGACGGTGATGGCGAGCACGCTGCCCACGAGCAGCAGCGTGTTGATCACGCTGGTGAAGAAGCTCGGGTAGGTGAAGAAGTAGGCGAAGTTCTCCAGCCCGACGAAGGACGTCTTACCGGGGTAGAGGAGGTTGTAGTACTGCGTCGAGAAGTACACCGTCATGGCCAGCGGGACGATCATCCAGACGAACAGCATCAGGACGGCCGGCGAGACCATGAGGCGTCCGGTACGGGAGGTGGGGCGAGAGGCGCGCATCGCGAGACTCCGGAGCGAGGGAGGGGATCGGGGCGGGAGAAGGGGCGTGCTTACTTCTTGTCGTAGTATCCCGCGCGTTTCATGGTGCGGCGCACGGCACCCTGCGAGGTGTGGAGGATCTTGTCGACGCGGGAGTTGCCCGCGAGGGCGCCAGAGATCTGCCGCCCCACGAGGCTGGCGACGGCCTGGAACTCGGGGATGGTGGCGAACTGCACGCCGACATACGGCACCGGCTTGATGGACGGAGACGTCGGGTCCGCGGTGAGGATGGCCTCCTGGGTGACTTCCGCGAAGGGCGTGGCGGACAGGTAGGCCTGGTTGGCATAGGTGGACAGCCGCGTGCCGGGGGGCATGGCGGAGATGCCGTAACGCTCGGCGACGAGCTGGCCGTACTCCTTGGAAGTGGCCCAGAGGATGAAGTCGAGCGCGGCCTGCTGCTTGCGGGAGCTTGCGGGGATGCTGAGCGCCCAGGTCCAGAGCCAGGAGCTGCCCTTGGCGGTGACCTGGCGTGGGGCCTTGGCGAAGCCGGCCTTGTCGGGCACCTGGCTCTGCGTGCGGTCGGTGACGAAGGCGCCGGCCACGCTGGCGTCGACCCACATGCCACACTTGCCGGAGTTGAACAGGGCGAGGTTCTCGTTGAACCCGTTGCTGCTGGGACCAGGGGGACCGAACTTCGA encodes the following:
- a CDS encoding ABC transporter ATP-binding protein; amino-acid sequence: MATLDIRSLTKSFGDTRVIKGVDLRVEDHEFCVFLGPSGCGKSTLLRLIAGLEEATAGEILLDGKPITDLPPARRNLAMVFQSYALYPHMTVRQNMSFALDLAKVEPSVIEEKVRRTARILELEPLLDRKPAALSGGQRQRVAIGRAIVREPRIFLFDEPLSNLDASLRAQMRLEIARLHQEFKATMIYVTHDQVEAMTLADKVVLFNGGNIEQRGSPQELYHRPVNRFVAGFLGTPQMAFLEATQQGDSLALANGKAIAAPTELKRQEQGRGVTIGVRPEQLTLAEAGQGTLDGRIEVIERLGSDAYVYLTIPNLGRLTVRCPGDLAATEGSTAAVVIKSNGYHVFDADGVALFHPQPS
- a CDS encoding carbohydrate ABC transporter permease, which gives rise to MSKLKQRRRTFDTLRAIASWLVALIVFFPILWMVLTSFKTELGAFAMPPEFFFKPTLENYREIMDRSDYMHFAWNSLLTSGGSTLLGMLVAVPAAYGFAFHPTLRTRGTLMWMLSTKMLPGVGVLVPIYLIARNLGLLDSRILLVVIFALINLPIMVWMIYTYFRDIPRDILEAARMDGATTLQEIRRVLLPVSRGGLASTALLSLILSWNEAFWSLNLTTTNAAPLSALVASFASPEGLFWAKLSAVSTLACAPILVLGWGSQKQLVRGLTFGAVK
- a CDS encoding carbohydrate ABC transporter permease encodes the protein MRASRPTSRTGRLMVSPAVLMLFVWMIVPLAMTVYFSTQYYNLLYPGKTSFVGLENFAYFFTYPSFFTSVINTLLLVGSVLAITVVFGVLISVLVDAPFPGQGIVRMLLISPFFIMPTVSALVWKNLLMNPVSGFFAWLSVSLGMTPVNWFSDWPLLSIILIVAWEWLPFAILIFITSLQSMNQEQKDAAQMDGANAFAVFRYLTLPHLARPIAVVVMVESIFLLNIFAEIFTTTSGGPGDATTNLPFLIFTQALLEFDVGAASAGGLVAVVLANIVAYFLIRLIGKSLTEA